A genome region from Mycolicibacterium litorale includes the following:
- a CDS encoding ABC transporter substrate-binding protein: protein MQEKEATVSGGKMWRFAAIFAVSGAMALSGCAQNTDTSGPAEETTAATAEKVDEIANTLPQPIKDRGSLIVGVNVPYAPNEFKDPSGKVVGFDVDLMNAVASTLGVTADYRESDFEKIIPSIQGGTYDVGMSSFTDTKEREESVDFVTYFSAGIQWAQKTGAGIDPANACGKRVAVQSTTIEETEELPAKSKACTDAGKPAIQIVKFDEQDAVANAVVLGQADAMSADSPVTAYAVKQSNGKLEAAGDIFDAAPYGWPVAKGSPLAQSLKQALEHLIESGAYEQIAKNWGVEDGMIDKPVINGAIN from the coding sequence ATGCAAGAGAAAGAGGCAACAGTGTCAGGTGGGAAGATGTGGCGTTTCGCGGCGATCTTTGCTGTGAGCGGCGCGATGGCGTTGTCCGGCTGCGCGCAGAACACTGACACCAGTGGTCCCGCGGAGGAGACCACGGCGGCGACGGCGGAGAAGGTCGACGAGATCGCCAACACCCTGCCGCAGCCGATCAAGGACCGCGGTTCGCTGATCGTCGGTGTCAACGTGCCGTACGCCCCGAACGAGTTCAAGGACCCCAGTGGCAAGGTCGTCGGTTTCGACGTCGACCTGATGAACGCGGTCGCCTCGACCCTGGGGGTGACGGCCGACTACCGCGAATCCGATTTCGAGAAGATCATCCCGTCCATCCAGGGCGGCACCTACGACGTCGGCATGTCGTCCTTCACCGACACCAAGGAGCGCGAGGAGTCGGTCGACTTCGTCACCTACTTCTCGGCCGGGATCCAGTGGGCGCAGAAGACGGGCGCCGGTATCGACCCGGCCAACGCCTGCGGTAAGCGGGTCGCCGTGCAGTCGACGACCATCGAGGAGACCGAGGAACTCCCCGCCAAGAGCAAGGCCTGCACCGACGCCGGCAAGCCCGCCATCCAGATCGTGAAGTTCGATGAGCAGGACGCGGTCGCCAACGCCGTGGTGCTGGGCCAGGCCGACGCCATGTCGGCCGATTCGCCGGTCACGGCGTACGCGGTCAAACAGAGCAACGGCAAGCTCGAGGCCGCGGGCGACATCTTCGACGCGGCGCCCTACGGGTGGCCCGTCGCGAAGGGTTCGCCGCTGGCGCAGTCGCTGAAGCAGGCGCTCGAGCACCTCATCGAATCAGGTGCCTACGAGCAGATCGCGAAGAATTGGGGCGTCGAGGACGGGATGATCGACAAGCCGGTGATCAACGGCGCGATCAACTAG
- a CDS encoding amino acid ABC transporter permease, whose amino-acid sequence MTDVEPSPRAQPAAIDAVPLRHPWRWVTAVVIVVLVALFVYGAATNEAYGWSTYRKYLFDQRISEAAWNTLQLTIFSMVLALVLGVILAVMRLSPNPVFKAVAWVYLWIFRGTPVYVQLVFWGLFPTLYQNIRVGIPFGPSFFEMNLQGLSISFTLAIIGLGLNEAAYMAEIIRAGISSVPEGQSEASTALGMSWAMTMRRTVLPQAMRVIIPPTGNEIISMLKTTSLVTAVPYSLELYGRARDIAGVIFQPIPLLMVAATWYLAITSVLMVGQYYLERYFSRGASRKLTTKQLEALAQAQRVGEHP is encoded by the coding sequence ATGACCGATGTCGAACCGTCGCCGCGCGCCCAACCCGCCGCCATCGATGCCGTTCCGCTGCGACATCCCTGGCGGTGGGTGACGGCGGTCGTCATCGTCGTCCTGGTCGCACTGTTCGTCTACGGGGCGGCGACCAACGAGGCCTACGGGTGGTCGACCTACCGGAAATACCTCTTCGACCAACGCATTTCCGAGGCGGCCTGGAACACGCTGCAGCTGACCATCTTCTCGATGGTGCTCGCGCTGGTGCTCGGGGTGATCCTGGCCGTGATGCGGCTGTCGCCGAACCCGGTGTTCAAAGCCGTTGCGTGGGTGTACCTGTGGATCTTCCGCGGGACCCCGGTGTACGTGCAGCTGGTCTTCTGGGGGCTCTTCCCCACGCTGTACCAGAACATCAGGGTCGGCATCCCGTTCGGGCCGTCGTTCTTCGAGATGAACCTGCAGGGCCTGTCGATCAGCTTCACGCTGGCGATCATCGGCCTGGGCCTCAACGAGGCCGCGTACATGGCCGAGATCATCCGTGCCGGAATCAGTTCCGTGCCGGAGGGGCAGTCCGAAGCCTCGACGGCCCTGGGCATGTCGTGGGCGATGACGATGCGGCGCACCGTGCTTCCGCAGGCGATGCGCGTCATCATCCCGCCCACCGGCAACGAGATCATCAGCATGCTCAAGACCACGTCACTGGTGACGGCGGTGCCCTACAGCCTCGAGCTCTACGGCCGGGCCCGCGACATCGCCGGCGTGATCTTCCAGCCGATCCCGCTGCTGATGGTCGCCGCCACCTGGTACCTCGCGATCACCAGTGTGCTGATGGTCGGCCAGTACTACCTCGAGCGGTACTTCTCGCGGGGCGCGTCGCGCAAGCTGACCACCAAGCAACTCGAGGCACTCGCGCAGGCGCAGAGAGTGGGTGAACATCCGTGA
- a CDS encoding amino acid ABC transporter ATP-binding protein has translation MVKAESVCKNFGALQVLKGVTLEVGRGEVLCIVGPSGSGKSTFLRCINHLEQVNAGRLYVDGELVGYRERGGKLHELKPREAAKQRRDVGMVFQHFNLFPHRTALGNIVEAPVHVKRVKKGDAEARAKDLLDLVGLADKATAYPAQLSGGQQQRVAIARALAMNPKLMLFDEPTSALDPELVGEVLAVMKKLASEGMTMLVVTHEMGFAREVADKLVFMDGGVIVESGPPREMMSNPQQERTKAFLSKVM, from the coding sequence ATGGTGAAGGCCGAGAGCGTCTGCAAGAACTTCGGCGCGCTGCAGGTGCTCAAGGGCGTGACGCTGGAGGTCGGCCGCGGCGAGGTGCTGTGCATCGTCGGGCCCTCCGGTTCCGGCAAGTCGACGTTCTTGCGGTGCATCAACCACCTCGAGCAGGTCAACGCGGGCCGCCTCTACGTGGACGGCGAGCTGGTCGGCTACCGGGAACGGGGCGGCAAACTCCACGAGCTCAAACCCCGCGAGGCCGCCAAGCAGCGCCGCGACGTCGGCATGGTGTTCCAGCACTTCAACCTGTTCCCGCACCGCACCGCCCTCGGCAACATCGTCGAGGCGCCGGTGCACGTCAAACGGGTGAAGAAGGGCGACGCCGAGGCGCGGGCGAAGGATCTGCTGGACCTGGTCGGGCTGGCGGACAAGGCCACCGCCTATCCGGCCCAGCTCTCCGGCGGTCAGCAGCAGCGAGTGGCGATCGCCCGTGCGCTGGCGATGAACCCGAAGCTGATGCTGTTCGACGAGCCCACCTCCGCACTGGACCCCGAACTGGTCGGCGAGGTGCTCGCGGTGATGAAGAAGCTCGCGTCGGAGGGGATGACGATGCTGGTGGTCACCCACGAGATGGGGTTCGCCAGGGAGGTCGCCGACAAGCTGGTCTTCATGGACGGCGGCGTGATCGTCGAGTCCGGGCCGCCCCGCGAGATGATGAGCAACCCGCAGCAAGAACGCACGAAAGCCTTCCTGTCCAAGGTGATGTAG
- the macS gene encoding MacS family sensor histidine kinase, with product MPQRVDPAAPLWRAAQVFRLLSCLYALGFQIAVNGDLDRPAVAWTLFAVLMAWSFACAFAYLQGFGRRIGWVAAEIAVVVVLMLSTALVADDQWVADNQSWPTTLWATNAVISAAIVRGPVAGMAAGLVVMAAYALLKGHVSINVFRNATIVIELAVGLVVGMAAQTARRAHADLERATRLAAALDERERLSRHVHDGAIQVLALVARRGREIGGPTTQLAELAGEQERALRRLVSDADTPDAAGTHADVGAMLRRRASDRVSVSLPPEPVLLDADIAAELCAAAVNALDNVATHAGPDARAYVLVEDLGDAVTVSVRDDGPGIAPGRLAEAAAEGRMGVAKSIVGRMNSLGGVAELHTGPDCGTEWELTVPRRPRQNGARG from the coding sequence ATGCCGCAGCGGGTGGACCCCGCCGCCCCGCTGTGGCGGGCGGCGCAGGTGTTCCGGCTGCTGAGCTGTCTGTACGCGCTGGGATTCCAGATCGCGGTCAACGGCGATCTCGACCGGCCCGCGGTCGCATGGACGCTGTTCGCGGTGCTGATGGCGTGGAGCTTCGCGTGCGCGTTCGCCTATCTGCAGGGCTTCGGGCGCCGGATCGGATGGGTGGCCGCCGAGATCGCCGTGGTGGTGGTGCTGATGCTGTCGACCGCACTGGTCGCCGACGACCAGTGGGTGGCCGACAACCAGTCGTGGCCGACGACGCTGTGGGCGACCAACGCCGTCATCTCGGCCGCGATCGTGCGTGGCCCGGTGGCGGGGATGGCCGCCGGGCTGGTGGTGATGGCGGCCTACGCGCTCCTCAAGGGGCATGTCAGCATCAACGTGTTCCGCAACGCCACGATCGTCATCGAACTCGCGGTGGGGCTGGTGGTGGGGATGGCCGCCCAGACCGCCCGCCGCGCCCACGCCGACCTCGAACGCGCCACCCGGTTGGCGGCCGCGCTCGACGAACGCGAGCGGCTCTCCCGGCACGTCCACGACGGCGCGATCCAGGTGCTGGCGCTCGTCGCGCGCCGCGGCCGCGAAATCGGCGGACCGACAACGCAATTGGCCGAGCTCGCGGGTGAGCAGGAGCGGGCGCTGCGGCGCCTCGTCAGCGACGCCGACACCCCCGATGCGGCCGGTACCCACGCCGACGTCGGCGCCATGCTCCGTCGCCGGGCCTCCGACCGGGTCTCGGTCAGCCTGCCGCCCGAACCGGTGTTGCTCGACGCGGACATCGCCGCCGAACTGTGCGCGGCGGCGGTGAACGCACTCGACAACGTCGCCACCCACGCCGGTCCGGACGCCAGGGCCTACGTGCTGGTGGAGGATCTCGGCGACGCGGTGACGGTCAGTGTGCGCGACGACGGGCCGGGTATCGCCCCCGGCCGGCTGGCCGAAGCGGCCGCGGAGGGCAGGATGGGAGTGGCGAAATCGATTGTGGGACGGATGAACTCTCTGGGCGGGGTGGCGGAGTTGCACACCGGACCGGATTGTGGCACCGAATGGGAGCTGACGGTGCCGCGGCGACCGCGCCAGAATGGTGCTCGTGGCTGA
- a CDS encoding LuxR C-terminal-related transcriptional regulator — MVLVADDEPTTVMVVDDHPIWRDAVARDLADDGFEVVATADGVASARRRAAVVKPAVVVMDMRLTDGDGAGATAEVLAVSPGSRVLVLSASDEREDVLEAVKAGATGYLVKSASKAELSAAVRATAEGRAVFTPGLAGLVLGEYRRIAQRPDADASVPTLTERETEVLRYVAKGLTAKQIAARLSLSHRTVENHVQATFRKLQVANRVELARYAIEHGLDE; from the coding sequence ATGGTGCTCGTGGCTGACGACGAGCCGACCACCGTGATGGTGGTCGACGATCACCCCATCTGGCGGGATGCGGTGGCCCGCGACCTCGCCGACGACGGCTTCGAGGTGGTGGCGACCGCCGACGGTGTCGCCTCGGCGCGCCGGCGGGCCGCGGTCGTGAAGCCTGCGGTGGTGGTGATGGACATGCGATTGACCGACGGTGACGGCGCCGGGGCGACCGCCGAGGTTTTGGCGGTCTCTCCGGGGTCACGCGTGCTGGTGTTGTCGGCGTCGGACGAACGCGAGGACGTCCTCGAGGCGGTGAAGGCCGGGGCCACCGGATATCTGGTCAAGAGTGCCTCGAAAGCCGAACTGAGCGCGGCGGTCCGGGCCACCGCGGAGGGCCGCGCGGTGTTCACCCCGGGGCTCGCGGGGCTGGTGCTGGGGGAGTACCGCCGGATCGCGCAGCGGCCGGACGCCGACGCGTCGGTGCCCACCCTCACCGAGCGCGAGACCGAGGTGCTGCGCTATGTCGCGAAGGGGCTGACCGCCAAGCAGATCGCGGCCCGGTTGTCGCTGAGCCACCGCACCGTCGAGAACCATGTGCAGGCGACCTTCCGGAAGCTGCAGGTGGCCAACCGCGTGGAACTGGCGCGCTACGCGATCGAACACGGGCTCGACGAGTAG
- a CDS encoding DUF2339 domain-containing protein: MTDSPHAVIARLSTDFAAISRQLARVSSDLTQLDRLLSDGPPAPQPEPSPQYATQPWPVPAPLPPRPVLPPPPPPRVPPPPPVPRVPRERSEGWIGKVLAVAGVAVTLIGVVLLLVLAAQAGILRPEIRVGAGALLAAGLVAVGCRVNRRDDGRVGGIALTATGIAAAYFDVIAITTIYEWVAAPVGLVLAAAVGGAGLTLARRWHSEHLGLLVLVPLIALAPLLTDGVTLLLVAFMLALSAATLPVQLGRDWIWLHAARTAAVTLPLLAALAGTAFDGEDDLLLAAACGIAALLALAGALLVVAHTARAAALALLTAAGVAPVLCVSATADRVVAALMIAALSAALLAIVLSRQWLPAVSGIVAQIWSALSAVSALIAVTVAFDGEVAAPLLLAMAAVVAVAGRDDDVARCSALGFAVIGGALYLAYAPPTALVRAVSLSGPDTVSVLVASLLLIAAAVAVARSWTGRVPDDTVRALWVATAAVAGYAVTAFMVTAGVLVGGTGGGFFAGHVAATVCWMGAAAGLFGYAARRPKAQRPLFLGAGLALVSAAMAKLFLFDLGTLDGMFRVTVFLVVGLILLGMGAGYARLLAAQDQQGVTPITQ; encoded by the coding sequence ATGACCGATTCGCCCCATGCCGTCATCGCGCGACTGTCCACCGACTTCGCGGCGATCTCCCGGCAACTCGCCCGGGTGTCCTCGGACCTCACGCAACTCGACCGGCTCCTGTCCGACGGTCCGCCCGCACCACAACCCGAACCCTCGCCGCAGTACGCAACACAGCCGTGGCCGGTGCCCGCACCTCTGCCGCCCCGCCCGGTGCTGCCGCCACCGCCACCACCGCGCGTACCGCCGCCCCCGCCGGTGCCGCGCGTACCACGAGAGCGCTCGGAGGGCTGGATCGGCAAGGTGCTCGCGGTCGCCGGTGTCGCGGTGACTCTCATCGGCGTGGTGCTGCTGCTGGTGCTCGCCGCACAGGCCGGCATCCTGCGGCCGGAGATCCGCGTCGGCGCCGGCGCGCTGCTGGCCGCCGGGCTCGTCGCGGTCGGCTGCCGCGTGAACCGCCGCGACGACGGCCGGGTGGGCGGAATCGCGTTGACCGCGACCGGAATCGCCGCCGCGTACTTCGACGTCATCGCGATCACCACCATCTACGAATGGGTCGCCGCGCCCGTCGGTCTGGTGCTGGCCGCGGCCGTCGGTGGCGCCGGGCTCACGCTGGCCCGCCGCTGGCACTCCGAACACCTCGGGCTGCTGGTGCTCGTCCCGCTGATCGCACTCGCCCCGTTGCTCACCGACGGCGTGACGCTGCTGCTGGTGGCCTTCATGCTCGCGCTGTCCGCCGCGACGCTGCCGGTGCAACTCGGCCGCGACTGGATCTGGCTGCACGCCGCCCGGACGGCGGCCGTCACGCTCCCGTTGCTGGCGGCGCTCGCCGGGACGGCGTTCGACGGCGAGGACGATCTGCTGCTTGCCGCGGCCTGCGGCATCGCGGCGCTGTTGGCATTGGCCGGCGCCTTGCTGGTGGTGGCGCACACCGCCCGGGCGGCGGCGCTGGCGCTGCTCACTGCGGCGGGGGTGGCGCCGGTGCTGTGTGTGTCGGCGACCGCCGACCGCGTGGTGGCGGCGCTGATGATCGCCGCGCTGTCCGCCGCACTGCTGGCGATCGTGCTGAGCCGGCAGTGGCTGCCGGCCGTGTCCGGCATCGTCGCTCAGATCTGGTCGGCGCTGTCCGCGGTCAGCGCGCTGATCGCGGTCACGGTCGCATTCGACGGCGAAGTCGCCGCACCGCTGTTGCTCGCGATGGCCGCGGTGGTCGCGGTGGCCGGCCGGGACGACGACGTCGCACGCTGCTCGGCCCTCGGGTTCGCGGTGATCGGCGGTGCCCTGTACCTCGCCTACGCCCCGCCGACCGCGTTGGTTCGGGCGGTGTCGCTCAGTGGCCCGGATACGGTGTCCGTCCTGGTCGCCAGTCTGCTGCTGATCGCCGCGGCGGTGGCCGTCGCCCGCAGTTGGACCGGCCGGGTGCCCGATGACACCGTGCGGGCGCTGTGGGTCGCCACCGCCGCGGTGGCGGGATATGCCGTCACCGCGTTCATGGTGACCGCGGGCGTGCTCGTCGGCGGCACCGGTGGCGGTTTCTTCGCGGGCCATGTGGCCGCGACGGTCTGCTGGATGGGCGCCGCCGCGGGGCTCTTCGGCTACGCGGCCCGTCGTCCGAAAGCGCAGCGTCCGCTGTTCCTCGGCGCCGGTCTGGCACTGGTCTCCGCGGCCATGGCGAAGCTCTTCCTGTTCGACCTCGGCACCCTCGACGGGATGTTCCGGGTCACGGTGTTCCTTGTGGTGGGCCTGATCCTGCTGGGGATGGGTGCCGGCTACGCCCGGTTACTCGCCGCCCAGGACCAGCAGGGTGTGACGCCTATCACTCAGTAA